The following proteins are encoded in a genomic region of Betaproteobacteria bacterium:
- a CDS encoding 50S ribosome-binding GTPase, with the protein MSAIERFSPIDTGVLRFSTAGSVDDGKSTLIGRLLYDTKAIFEDQLAVLERTSRGRGQEEVDLSLLTDGLLAEREQGITIDVAYRYFATPTRKFIIADTPGHEQYTRNMVTGASTADLAIVLVDARKGLLTQSRRHAFIAGLLRIPHVVLAVNKMDLVGYDEAVFRDISARFQEFAQGLGFHRIDPIPLSALVGDMVVERGDQLGWYTGPTLLEVLEQADAGGSGAQREFFFPVQWVARPGDSGVEGARGYSGRIESGHVREGDAVTVLPGGRKSRLKAIRSFDVILADAIAGQSVTLVLDDQIDVSRGDVLVHAGHAPRVGREFDATLAWFDTEPLGRNRRYLIKHGTRVVKALIGEPRYRVDVNTLSNEPAETLAMNDIGSVTVKTAQPLVFEPYARNRAAGSFIVIDEATNNTVAAGLIE; encoded by the coding sequence ATGTCCGCGATCGAACGCTTCTCTCCCATCGACACCGGCGTGCTGCGCTTCAGCACGGCCGGCAGCGTCGACGACGGCAAGAGCACCCTCATCGGGCGCCTGCTCTACGACACCAAGGCGATCTTCGAGGATCAGCTCGCCGTGCTCGAACGCACCAGTCGCGGGCGAGGCCAGGAAGAGGTCGATCTGTCCCTGCTCACGGACGGCCTGCTGGCCGAGCGCGAGCAGGGCATCACCATCGACGTGGCCTACCGGTACTTCGCCACCCCCACCCGCAAGTTCATCATCGCCGACACGCCCGGTCACGAGCAGTACACCCGCAACATGGTCACGGGCGCCTCGACGGCCGATCTCGCCATCGTGCTGGTCGACGCGCGCAAGGGCCTCCTCACGCAGTCGCGGCGCCACGCCTTCATCGCCGGACTGTTGCGGATTCCGCACGTGGTGCTTGCCGTCAACAAGATGGATCTCGTCGGCTATGACGAAGCCGTCTTCCGCGACATTTCGGCGCGGTTCCAGGAGTTCGCGCAGGGACTTGGCTTCCACCGCATCGATCCCATTCCCTTGTCCGCCCTGGTCGGCGACATGGTGGTGGAACGCGGCGACCAGCTCGGCTGGTACACCGGACCCACGCTGCTGGAGGTCCTGGAGCAGGCCGATGCGGGAGGCTCCGGTGCCCAGCGTGAATTCTTCTTCCCGGTCCAGTGGGTCGCGCGTCCGGGAGACAGCGGCGTGGAAGGCGCAAGAGGCTACAGCGGACGCATCGAGTCCGGCCACGTACGCGAAGGCGATGCCGTCACCGTATTGCCAGGCGGACGCAAGAGCCGCCTCAAGGCCATCCGGTCCTTCGACGTGATCTTGGCCGACGCCATCGCGGGGCAGTCCGTGACGCTGGTGCTGGACGACCAGATCGACGTGTCGCGGGGCGACGTGCTGGTGCATGCCGGCCACGCGCCACGCGTCGGGCGCGAGTTCGATGCGACGCTGGCATGGTTCGACACCGAGCCGCTGGGCCGGAACCGCCGGTATCTGATCAAGCACGGTACCCGCGTGGTAAAGGCCCTCATCGGCGAGCCCAGGTACCGAGTGGACGTGAACACGCTTTCCAACGAGCCCGCCGAGACGCTCGCGATGAACGACATCGGCAGCGTCACCGTGAAGACGGCGCAGCCTCTGGTGTTCGAACCCTATGCCCGCAATCGTGCGGCCGGGAGCTTCATCGTGATCGACGAGGCCACCAACAACACCGTTGCCGCGGGGTTGATCGAATGA
- the cysD gene encoding sulfate adenylyltransferase subunit CysD, which yields MRIARGLRHGRGRHHDREHTRVSTAADITSRRLGHLDWLESEAIHILREVAAECRHPALLFSGGKDSICLLRLAEKAFRPGRFPFPLLHIDTGHNFPEVIAFRDRRASELGERLIVGSVEESIRKGRVRLRHPDESRNPHQSVTLLDTIAEHGCDACIGGARRDEEKARAKERVFSFRDEFGQWDPKHQRPELWSLYNTRVHSGEHMRVFPISNWTELDVWQYIEREGLAVPDIYFAHRRPVVRRPGGLLPVSELVQPRAGETVEEITVRFRTVGDMTCTCPVESTASTPAEIIAETAVTRITERGATRMDDQTSEASMELRKKEGYF from the coding sequence ATGCGGATTGCACGTGGCCTCCGTCATGGACGGGGCCGGCACCATGACAGGGAGCACACGCGCGTGAGCACTGCTGCGGACATCACGTCCCGTCGCCTCGGGCACCTCGACTGGCTCGAGTCGGAGGCCATTCATATCCTGCGCGAAGTCGCAGCGGAGTGCCGTCATCCGGCCCTCCTGTTTTCCGGCGGCAAGGACTCCATCTGCCTGCTCCGGCTGGCGGAGAAGGCGTTCCGGCCCGGGCGGTTTCCCTTTCCGCTGCTGCACATCGACACCGGCCACAATTTTCCCGAAGTGATCGCCTTTCGCGATCGCCGCGCGAGCGAGCTTGGCGAGCGGCTCATCGTGGGCAGTGTCGAGGAATCGATCCGCAAGGGCCGCGTGCGCCTGCGCCATCCGGACGAGAGCCGCAATCCGCACCAGTCGGTCACGCTCCTCGACACGATCGCCGAGCACGGGTGCGATGCCTGCATAGGAGGCGCCCGCCGCGACGAGGAAAAGGCGCGGGCGAAGGAGCGCGTCTTTTCCTTCCGCGACGAATTCGGCCAGTGGGATCCGAAGCATCAGCGCCCCGAGTTGTGGAGCCTCTACAACACTCGTGTGCATTCCGGCGAGCATATGCGCGTCTTTCCCATCAGCAACTGGACCGAGCTCGACGTGTGGCAGTACATCGAGCGCGAAGGGCTCGCCGTCCCCGACATCTACTTCGCCCATCGCCGGCCCGTGGTTCGCCGCCCCGGCGGGCTCCTGCCCGTGTCTGAACTGGTTCAGCCCAGGGCCGGCGAAACCGTCGAGGAGATCACCGTGCGTTTCCGCACGGTCGGCGACATGACCTGCACCTGCCCGGTGGAGTCCACGGCTTCCACACCTGCCGAGATCATCGCCGAAACCGCCGTCACACGCATCACCGAGCGGGGCGCCACGCGCATGGACGACCAGACGTCCGAGGCCTCCATGGAACTGCGCAAGAAAGAAGGCTATTTCTGA
- a CDS encoding phosphoadenylyl-sulfate reductase, whose amino-acid sequence MSTPAPGRAVESANGLHRSLHERLARIAGEFPRVAFASSLGAEDMVLADAILTGAHPVRIFTLDTGRLHAETLGLVNRIADRYGCAVEIVRPDAEAVSGYVASHGANAFYESIELRKRCCHIRKVEPLRRALASADAWITGLRRSQSATRNDLPERVFDEQHGIFKFNPLADWEEADVWQYLRDRDVPYNPLHDKGYPSIGCEPCTRAIRPGEDIRAGRWWWESSDSRECGLHVASVMDGAGTMTGSTRA is encoded by the coding sequence ATGAGCACGCCAGCGCCCGGGCGTGCGGTCGAATCTGCGAATGGACTGCATCGATCCCTGCACGAACGTCTTGCCCGGATCGCCGGCGAGTTTCCCAGGGTGGCCTTCGCCAGCAGCCTGGGGGCCGAGGACATGGTGCTGGCCGACGCCATTCTCACGGGGGCGCACCCCGTGCGCATCTTCACCCTCGATACCGGCCGTCTTCACGCCGAAACGCTGGGGTTGGTGAACCGGATCGCCGATCGTTACGGCTGCGCGGTGGAGATCGTGCGGCCGGATGCCGAGGCAGTGTCGGGGTACGTGGCGTCTCACGGCGCCAACGCATTCTACGAAAGCATCGAACTGCGCAAACGCTGCTGCCACATCCGCAAGGTGGAACCGCTCCGCCGGGCGCTCGCCTCTGCGGATGCCTGGATCACCGGGCTGCGTCGCTCGCAGTCGGCGACCCGCAACGACCTGCCGGAACGCGTTTTCGACGAACAGCATGGCATCTTCAAGTTCAACCCTCTCGCGGATTGGGAAGAGGCCGACGTCTGGCAATACCTCCGGGACCGCGACGTTCCCTACAATCCCCTCCACGACAAGGGCTATCCTTCCATCGGCTGCGAGCCCTGCACCCGTGCGATCCGTCCTGGTGAGGACATCCGTGCCGGACGCTGGTGGTGGGAATCCTCGGACAGCCGAGAATGCGGATTGCACGTGGCCTCCGTCATGGACGGGGCCGGCACCATGACAGGGAGCACACGCGCGTGA
- a CDS encoding DUF934 domain-containing protein, whose protein sequence is MPEVIRGREVVQDDWTVVRPEAGAVLSDVSLPDGPIVVPLALWIARQDELSARSGVGVWLAPADEPELLLPFIGSVALVAIDFPRFTDGRGYSTAYLLRTRYGYRGELRAIGDVLPDQVFYMARVGFDSFALRPDRKAEHALKALAAFSDAYQGSWDEPLPAFRRAARPQADLTRGEGQVAA, encoded by the coding sequence ATGCCTGAAGTCATTCGCGGAAGAGAGGTGGTACAGGACGACTGGACCGTCGTTCGTCCCGAGGCCGGCGCCGTGCTTTCCGACGTGTCCCTTCCGGACGGCCCGATCGTGGTACCGCTGGCGCTCTGGATCGCCCGGCAGGACGAACTGTCCGCCCGGAGCGGCGTGGGCGTGTGGCTGGCACCTGCGGACGAACCGGAGCTTCTGCTCCCGTTCATAGGCAGCGTGGCGCTCGTCGCCATCGATTTTCCCAGGTTCACCGACGGCCGGGGTTACTCCACGGCGTATCTCCTGCGCACCCGCTACGGGTACCGCGGCGAACTGCGGGCCATCGGCGATGTGTTGCCCGACCAGGTCTTCTACATGGCCAGGGTCGGATTCGATTCGTTCGCCCTCCGGCCCGACCGCAAGGCCGAGCACGCGCTGAAGGCTCTCGCCGCGTTCAGCGATGCCTACCAGGGGTCCTGGGATGAACCGCTCCCGGCGTTTCGCCGGGCAGCGCGTCCTCAGGCGGATCTGACCCGCGGGGAAGGGCAGGTGGCCGCATGA
- a CDS encoding nitrite/sulfite reductase, whose protein sequence is MYVYDHIDRTLVQERVAQYRDQLARHLAGELSEDEFRPLRLQNGLYVQKHAPMLRVAIPYGLLSAGQLRALAGIARKYDRGYGHLTTRQNIQYNWPRLEDSADILADLAAVEMHAIQTSGNCVRNITSDEYAGIAPDEIVDPRPYCEILRQWSTFHPEFAFLPRKFKIAISGSEEDRAAVAFHDIGLHVVRAADGSIGLRVLAGGGMGRTPILGAVIRDFLPWQHMATYVEAILRVYNRHGRRDNMYKARIKILVKALGSEEFARQVEAEWAHLEGGPGTLTGEELERVKAHFTAPEYAPLADEDEYTSATLASNPAFARWAGRSVKPHRVPGYRAVVLSLKPNGIAPGDVTAEQMELVAGWSERFGFGEIRVSHEQNLILPDVRLTDLFRLWTEAKEAGLATPNAGLLTDIIACPGGDFCSLANAKSIPIANAIQDRFDDLDYLHDIGELNLNISGCMNSCGHHHAGHIGILGVDKDGDEWYQISIGGADGSAAGGGRSAIGKVIGPSFHAPDVPAVIARLIETYVAVRHDGERFVDTVARLGIAPFKSAVYDVPSPSSSGAASREIAHA, encoded by the coding sequence ATGTACGTGTATGACCACATCGACCGCACCCTGGTGCAGGAGCGTGTCGCCCAGTACCGCGATCAACTCGCGCGGCACCTCGCGGGGGAACTGTCCGAGGACGAGTTCCGGCCTCTGCGCCTCCAGAACGGCCTCTACGTCCAGAAACACGCGCCCATGCTGCGCGTCGCGATTCCCTATGGCCTGCTCTCCGCGGGCCAACTCAGGGCGCTTGCCGGCATCGCGCGGAAGTACGACCGGGGCTACGGGCACCTGACCACCCGTCAGAACATCCAGTACAACTGGCCCCGGCTGGAGGACTCCGCCGACATCCTCGCCGATCTTGCAGCGGTGGAAATGCACGCCATCCAGACCAGCGGCAACTGCGTGCGGAACATCACCTCGGATGAATACGCCGGCATCGCGCCCGACGAGATCGTCGATCCGCGTCCCTACTGCGAGATCCTGCGGCAGTGGTCGACCTTCCATCCCGAGTTCGCCTTTCTTCCGCGCAAGTTCAAGATCGCCATCAGCGGTTCGGAGGAGGATCGCGCCGCCGTGGCGTTCCACGACATCGGATTGCATGTGGTCCGGGCGGCGGACGGCAGCATCGGTCTGCGGGTGCTCGCAGGCGGGGGCATGGGGCGCACGCCGATCCTCGGCGCGGTCATTCGCGATTTCCTTCCGTGGCAGCACATGGCAACGTACGTCGAGGCGATCCTCCGCGTCTACAACCGGCACGGTCGCCGCGACAACATGTACAAGGCGCGGATCAAGATCCTGGTGAAGGCGCTGGGCTCCGAGGAATTCGCGCGACAGGTGGAGGCGGAGTGGGCGCATCTCGAAGGTGGCCCGGGAACCCTGACCGGGGAGGAACTGGAGCGCGTGAAGGCGCACTTCACGGCGCCCGAGTATGCCCCGCTTGCAGACGAGGACGAGTACACGTCTGCCACGCTTGCTTCGAACCCGGCGTTCGCCCGCTGGGCGGGTCGTTCGGTGAAACCTCATCGTGTGCCGGGGTACCGCGCCGTCGTGCTATCCCTCAAGCCAAACGGCATTGCACCCGGGGATGTCACGGCCGAGCAGATGGAACTGGTGGCCGGTTGGTCGGAACGTTTCGGCTTCGGCGAGATCCGCGTGTCGCACGAACAGAATCTCATCCTTCCGGATGTGCGGCTGACCGATCTGTTCCGCCTTTGGACCGAGGCCAAGGAGGCCGGACTGGCGACGCCCAATGCGGGCCTGCTGACCGACATCATCGCCTGCCCCGGCGGAGACTTCTGTTCCCTTGCCAACGCCAAGTCCATTCCCATCGCCAACGCGATCCAGGATCGTTTCGACGACCTCGACTATCTGCACGATATCGGCGAGCTGAACCTGAACATATCGGGATGCATGAATTCGTGCGGACACCATCATGCCGGCCACATCGGAATTCTCGGTGTCGACAAGGACGGTGACGAGTGGTATCAGATCTCCATCGGCGGAGCCGACGGATCTGCCGCCGGCGGGGGCCGGAGTGCCATCGGCAAGGTCATTGGCCCGTCGTTCCATGCGCCGGACGTGCCCGCCGTGATCGCACGACTCATCGAGACCTATGTTGCAGTGAGACACGACGGCGAGCGGTTCGTCGACACGGTGGCCCGGCTGGGCATCGCGCCATTCAAGTCGGCCGTCTACGATGTGCCATCGCCGTCATCGTCCGGCGCTGCTTCCCGGGAGATCGCCCATGCCTGA
- the rpsT gene encoding 30S ribosomal protein S20, with translation MANTAQARKRARQTEKRRQHNASLRSEMRSAIKNVRKAIIAGDKTAAQNVFVKAQAAIDSITRKGLFHPNAASRYKSRLSSAVKAMA, from the coding sequence ATGGCCAATACGGCACAAGCCCGCAAGCGCGCGCGCCAGACCGAGAAGCGCCGGCAGCACAATGCCAGCCTGCGTTCCGAAATGCGCTCCGCCATCAAGAACGTCCGCAAGGCAATCATCGCCGGCGACAAGACCGCTGCCCAGAACGTCTTCGTCAAGGCTCAGGCCGCGATCGACTCGATCACCCGCAAGGGCCTGTTCCACCCGAACGCAGCATCCAGGTACAAGAGCCGACTGTCGAGCGCGGTCAAGGCGATGGCCTGA
- a CDS encoding aspartate aminotransferase family protein → MNTYARLPVAFERGEGAWLWDTEGRQYLDALSGIAVSGLGHAHPRLVAAIAAQAARLIHSSNLYRIPEQEQLAATLSRLADMDRVFFCNSGCEANEAAIKLARLHGHQRGIDQPAIVVMEKSFHGRTIATLSATGSRKVQAGFEPLLGGFVRVPYNDRHVIEQVAAHNPGIVAVLVEPIQGEGGVNVPDDGYLAYLRQLCNERGWLLMLDEVQSGMGRTGRWFAHQWTGIRPDVMTLAKGLGNGLPIGACLASGAAADVFSPGKHGSTFGGNPLVCVAAATTLQIIKDEDLLLNAALMGERIRTGLAQSLTGLDLVKDIRGMGLMIGIELDRPCGELVQQGLAAGVLLNVTADTVVRLLPPLILQPAQADLLVQKTAELIRALARTPVPSAAAG, encoded by the coding sequence ATGAACACCTATGCCCGTCTGCCGGTCGCCTTCGAGCGCGGCGAGGGAGCGTGGCTCTGGGACACGGAGGGGCGGCAGTACCTGGACGCCCTGAGCGGCATCGCGGTCTCGGGCCTTGGTCACGCGCATCCCCGACTGGTGGCGGCCATCGCGGCCCAGGCTGCCCGCCTGATCCACTCCTCCAATCTGTACCGCATCCCCGAGCAGGAGCAGCTTGCTGCGACACTGTCCCGGCTGGCCGACATGGATCGGGTGTTCTTCTGCAACTCCGGCTGCGAGGCGAACGAAGCGGCCATCAAGCTGGCCCGCCTTCACGGCCACCAGCGGGGCATCGATCAGCCGGCCATCGTCGTGATGGAGAAATCCTTTCACGGCCGGACCATCGCCACGCTCTCCGCAACGGGCAGCCGGAAGGTGCAGGCCGGCTTCGAACCGCTGCTGGGCGGATTCGTCCGGGTTCCCTACAACGACCGACACGTCATCGAACAGGTCGCCGCCCACAATCCCGGCATCGTGGCCGTCCTGGTGGAGCCGATCCAGGGGGAAGGGGGTGTCAATGTTCCCGACGATGGATATCTCGCCTACCTGCGGCAACTCTGCAACGAGCGGGGCTGGCTCCTCATGCTCGATGAGGTGCAGAGCGGGATGGGCCGCACCGGCAGGTGGTTCGCTCACCAGTGGACGGGCATCCGGCCGGACGTGATGACCCTGGCCAAGGGTCTGGGCAACGGGCTGCCGATCGGTGCCTGCCTCGCCAGCGGTGCCGCAGCCGATGTGTTCTCGCCCGGCAAGCACGGCTCGACGTTCGGGGGCAACCCGCTGGTCTGTGTCGCCGCGGCAACGACGCTGCAGATCATCAAGGACGAAGACCTTCTGCTCAACGCAGCACTCATGGGCGAGCGGATTCGCACCGGGCTCGCCCAGTCGCTCACGGGATTGGACCTGGTCAAGGACATCCGTGGCATGGGACTGATGATCGGCATCGAACTCGATCGCCCGTGCGGCGAACTGGTGCAACAGGGCCTCGCCGCCGGCGTGCTCCTCAACGTCACGGCGGATACCGTCGTGCGCCTTCTCCCCCCGCTCATCCTTCAGCCGGCGCAGGCCGATCTGCTCGTGCAGAAGACGGCGGAACTGATCCGCGCACTTGCGCGCACTCCCGTGCCCAGCGCGGCAGCCGGCTGA
- the argF gene encoding ornithine carbamoyltransferase has product MATPRHFLQFRDLDRDTIDYLFDRTRWIKERFARYERYWPLQDRTLVMIFEKQSTRTRLSFEAGMQQLGGAAIYLNTRDTQLGRGEPVEDAAQVISRMCDAVMIRTFEQEIIERFARNSRVPVINGLTNEYHPCQILADIYTYVEHRGSIRGRTVAWIGDSNNVCNTWLQAAEILDFNVHVSTPPGYEVEAERAGLYGNDHYEQFTDPMEAARGADLVTTDVWTSMGFEAENEERRRAFQDWQVDADMMRAASPSALFMHCLPAHRGEEVTAEVIDGPQSVVWDEAANRMHTQKALLEFLLLGKV; this is encoded by the coding sequence ATGGCCACTCCAAGACACTTTCTGCAGTTCCGGGATCTGGACCGCGACACCATCGACTACCTCTTCGACCGCACGAGGTGGATCAAGGAACGGTTCGCGCGATACGAGCGGTACTGGCCGCTGCAGGATCGCACGCTGGTGATGATCTTCGAGAAGCAGTCCACCCGGACCCGGCTTTCGTTCGAGGCAGGCATGCAGCAGTTGGGCGGTGCGGCCATCTACCTGAACACGCGCGACACACAACTGGGCCGGGGCGAGCCCGTCGAGGACGCGGCCCAGGTGATTTCCCGCATGTGCGACGCCGTGATGATCCGGACCTTCGAGCAGGAGATCATCGAGCGCTTCGCGCGCAACTCGCGGGTGCCGGTGATCAACGGACTCACCAACGAGTACCATCCTTGCCAGATCCTCGCCGACATCTACACCTACGTGGAGCACAGAGGATCCATCCGCGGCAGGACGGTTGCGTGGATCGGCGACTCCAACAACGTGTGCAACACGTGGCTTCAGGCGGCCGAGATCCTGGATTTCAACGTGCATGTCTCCACTCCACCCGGCTACGAAGTGGAGGCCGAGCGCGCGGGACTGTACGGCAACGACCACTACGAGCAGTTCACGGATCCCATGGAAGCCGCGCGCGGCGCGGATCTCGTGACCACCGACGTGTGGACCAGCATGGGTTTCGAGGCGGAAAACGAGGAACGCCGCCGGGCGTTCCAGGACTGGCAGGTGGATGCCGACATGATGCGCGCCGCCTCGCCCAGTGCCCTCTTCATGCACTGTCTGCCGGCTCACCGGGGCGAGGAAGTCACGGCCGAGGTGATCGACGGGCCGCAGAGCGTGGTGTGGGACGAGGCCGCCAACCGGATGCACACTCAGAAGGCCTTGCTGGAATTTCTCCTGCTGGGCAAGGTGTGA
- a CDS encoding argininosuccinate synthase, giving the protein MSAIKKVVLAYSGGLDTSVILKWLQDVYKCEVVTFTADIGQGEELEPARKKAIQMGIPRANIFIEDLREEFVRDFVFPMFRANTVYEGEYLLGTSIARPLIAKNMVEVARRVGADAISHGATGKGNDQVRFELGAYALMPNVKIIAPWREWDLLSREKLLAYADKHKIPVDFKKRKGGAPYSMDANLLHISYEGGILEDPNYAPEESMWRITVSPEKAPNRPEILELEYEKGDIVAINGKKMTPAKVLATLNTVGGKHGIGRLDMVENRYVGMKSRGCYETPGGTIMLKAHRAMESITLDREVLALKDDLMPRYARMIYNGYWFSPERVLLQGLIDASQASVNGVVRLKLYKGTIMCVGRESKNSLFDARIATFDDDQGAYNQADAAGFIKLNALRMRIAANLRKPARRAAVRKGK; this is encoded by the coding sequence ATGAGCGCCATCAAGAAAGTGGTACTCGCCTACTCGGGCGGGCTCGACACCTCGGTCATCCTCAAGTGGCTGCAGGACGTCTACAAGTGCGAAGTGGTCACGTTCACCGCCGACATAGGCCAGGGCGAGGAACTCGAGCCGGCACGCAAGAAGGCCATCCAGATGGGCATTCCGCGCGCCAACATCTTCATCGAGGATCTGCGCGAGGAGTTCGTGCGCGACTTCGTGTTCCCCATGTTCCGGGCGAACACGGTGTACGAGGGGGAATATCTGCTGGGAACGTCCATCGCCCGGCCGCTCATCGCCAAGAACATGGTCGAAGTGGCCAGGCGGGTCGGTGCCGACGCCATCTCCCACGGAGCCACGGGCAAGGGGAACGATCAGGTCCGATTCGAACTGGGCGCCTACGCGCTCATGCCGAACGTGAAGATCATCGCGCCCTGGCGCGAATGGGATCTGCTCTCGCGCGAGAAGCTGCTGGCCTACGCGGACAAGCACAAGATTCCGGTCGACTTCAAGAAGCGCAAGGGCGGCGCCCCCTACTCCATGGATGCCAACCTCCTGCACATTTCCTACGAAGGCGGCATTCTCGAGGACCCCAACTACGCGCCCGAGGAGTCCATGTGGCGCATCACCGTTTCGCCCGAGAAGGCGCCCAACCGGCCCGAGATCCTGGAACTGGAGTACGAGAAGGGCGACATCGTGGCGATCAACGGCAAGAAGATGACGCCCGCCAAGGTGCTCGCGACGCTGAACACCGTCGGCGGCAAGCACGGCATCGGACGCCTGGACATGGTCGAGAACCGTTACGTCGGCATGAAGTCGCGCGGCTGCTACGAGACCCCGGGCGGCACGATCATGCTGAAAGCGCATCGTGCGATGGAGTCCATCACCCTCGACCGCGAAGTGCTCGCGCTCAAGGACGACCTCATGCCGCGGTACGCCCGGATGATCTACAACGGATACTGGTTCAGCCCCGAGCGCGTGCTGCTGCAGGGGCTGATCGATGCGTCCCAGGCAAGCGTCAACGGCGTCGTCCGTCTGAAGCTCTACAAGGGCACCATCATGTGCGTCGGCCGCGAGTCCAAGAATTCGTTGTTCGACGCCAGGATCGCGACTTTCGACGACGATCAGGGCGCCTACAACCAGGCTGACGCGGCCGGTTTCATCAAGTTGAACGCGCTTCGCATGCGCATCGCCGCCAATCTCCGCAAGCCGGCGCGCCGCGCGGCAGTCCGCAAGGGGAAGTGA
- a CDS encoding pyrimidine/purine nucleoside phosphorylase — MDKFDNVAVVKKANIYFDGKCVSHTVVFPDGTRKSVGVIFPSKLVFNTGAPEIMELNAGRCRVKLPGTAEWTTYGAGEKFSVPANSSFEIETVETLDYVCHFG; from the coding sequence ATGGACAAGTTCGACAACGTCGCCGTCGTCAAGAAAGCCAACATCTATTTCGACGGCAAGTGCGTGAGCCATACGGTCGTGTTCCCCGACGGCACGCGCAAGTCGGTCGGTGTGATATTTCCCAGCAAGCTCGTGTTCAACACGGGGGCGCCGGAGATCATGGAACTGAACGCGGGCCGTTGCCGGGTCAAGCTGCCCGGCACCGCGGAGTGGACCACCTACGGTGCGGGCGAGAAGTTCAGCGTGCCGGCCAATTCGTCGTTCGAGATCGAGACCGTCGAAACGTTGGACTATGTCTGCCACTTCGGCTGA
- a CDS encoding YajQ family cyclic di-GMP-binding protein: MPSFDIVSEVDQVEVRNAVDQSNKEITNRFDFKGSDARVEQAEKVLTAFADDDFKLSQVRDVLTGKLAKRGVDIRCLDLGQIEKISGNKVKQVITVKTGVETELAKKIVKLIKDSKLKVSASIQGDAVRVTGAKRDTLQDTIALVRKSITDFPLQYQNFRD; the protein is encoded by the coding sequence ATGCCTTCCTTCGATATCGTCTCCGAGGTGGATCAGGTGGAAGTCCGCAACGCGGTGGACCAGTCCAACAAGGAAATCACCAACCGTTTCGATTTCAAGGGGTCGGACGCCCGCGTGGAACAGGCGGAGAAAGTGCTCACCGCCTTTGCCGACGACGATTTCAAGCTGAGTCAGGTGCGCGATGTCCTGACCGGCAAGCTCGCCAAGCGGGGCGTGGACATTCGCTGCCTCGATCTCGGTCAGATCGAGAAGATCAGCGGCAACAAGGTGAAACAGGTCATCACGGTGAAGACGGGCGTGGAAACGGAACTCGCCAAGAAGATCGTGAAGCTCATCAAGGACAGCAAGCTCAAGGTGAGCGCGTCCATCCAGGGAGACGCGGTGCGCGTAACTGGCGCGAAGCGTGACACATTGCAGGACACCATCGCCCTGGTTCGCAAGTCGATCACGGATTTCCCGCTCCAGTACCAGAACTTCCGCGACTGA
- a CDS encoding isoprenylcysteine carboxylmethyltransferase family protein, whose amino-acid sequence MSVSRRESWYARGLVAAQFLLLGLWLTGRATIAQGTAALAVQAGGLVLAGWAFVTMSRAQRRLFRVSPDPTGHSHLVQDGPYRWIRHPMYASILAVTLPPAIVEPSARSIAVVLVLALVLVAKLSFEERLLLRHFPGYAAYRSRSWRLVPFVF is encoded by the coding sequence GTGTCCGTCTCAAGGCGCGAAAGCTGGTATGCGCGCGGGCTGGTCGCAGCGCAGTTCCTGCTGCTGGGTCTCTGGCTGACGGGCCGCGCCACGATTGCCCAGGGCACGGCCGCTCTGGCCGTTCAAGCCGGCGGCCTGGTGCTCGCGGGGTGGGCATTCGTCACGATGTCCCGCGCCCAGAGGCGGCTGTTCCGCGTCTCGCCGGATCCGACGGGACACTCCCACCTCGTGCAGGACGGGCCTTATCGCTGGATCCGGCACCCGATGTACGCATCCATTCTCGCCGTGACGCTTCCGCCGGCGATCGTGGAACCCTCGGCGCGTTCCATTGCGGTCGTGCTGGTGCTGGCTCTGGTACTGGTCGCCAAGCTCTCGTTCGAGGAGCGGCTGCTGCTGCGACACTTCCCCGGTTACGCGGCTTACCGGTCGAGGTCCTGGCGGCTGGTTCCCTTCGTGTTCTGA